In the Pongo abelii isolate AG06213 chromosome 9, NHGRI_mPonAbe1-v2.0_pri, whole genome shotgun sequence genome, GCTGTTCCTTGCTCTCAGTGCATTCACTGCAATGTTGGTCGCTGTAAGGCAGACACGGGGAGGGCCCTGGGCCTGCGCGGTCTTTCTAACACTCCTTTAAGCGAGGTTTAGAGTCTAGGAGCCCTCTTATTGATCCCGAACAGGCTCTGGGAGAGGCCTTTGTTTCCCAGCCCTGTCTTCCCTTCGTACTGGTTGTAACTCACACCACAGATGCTGGTGCCAATATAACTTCCAGCGCCTCTGAGCCATGTCCAGCATCCCTTGCTGCCCCTGGTCACAGGACTTGCAGACTCCTTGGAGCCTGTGGGACACACGTGGAGTTCACACACCCAGCCCAGCATGATCACTCCTGGCTATAGGGGACCATATTTACTATGGTGTCTCGCCATACCTTAATGACCCATCCTTCTTCGTTTTTTAGATCCTCCTGTCCACCGGGCGGTTGTGGGCAGAAGGGTAGGTACAACACCTTATATAAGTCTGTgtgtgtttacacacacacactttttttttttttcttctgagacagagttttgctcctgttgcccaggctgggatgcagtggcgcaatctcggctctccgcaacctccgcctcccggtttcaagtgattctcctgcctcagcctcccgagtagctgggattacaggcgggtgccaccgcgcctggctaattttgtattttttgtagagatggggcttctccatgttggtcaggctggtctcgaactcctcacctcaggtgatccgcctgcctgggcctcccaaagtgctgggattagaggcgtgagccaccgtgccctgccccacacactctttctgtctgtctctggctggtgtacatacacacagttcagattttatattatacatacaatAACTTTGAGGTTTCCGTGGGTAGAAATGACCCAAGTTAGTGTGTGGGTTGTATGTATGTTCCTGTTAGTACCTAGGGATGGGGACAGGGCTTGGGTCTGCCAGTGCTTTGCAGCCCTGAGAACAGTGGCAGGCCAGAGGCCAAGGCTGATGGTGAGAGGATAGCCTTTGCGGAGGAGAGCCCAGTGTCCATGGATTTCTGTGGGCCATGGCTACAGGCTCCTGGCCTCCAATGAGTTTGACTCTGCTTCTGGGGCTCCTGTAGTGAGGCAGAATTTGGAAAGACTTTGTTTTAAAGATAGGGTTTGACATCCAGGGGGCTGGTGTGAAGCTGACAAGGAAGGGGCTAAAGTCTTGCTAATTTTAAGTAAGTGCACTTCGTCATAATGAATGTTGGCCTTGCCTAGGGAGCCCCTACTCTCAGATACAGAGAAAGCTGAGGACTTATAGGACATCACTAcaattttcatttcacttcatctAACAGATGTCATAGAGTAGTGAATTAGGCATCTGCTGTGGCAGAACCTTCTTTTTACTCTCGGCATCCCTGGGCTTGAAAGGCAGATTTGTAGATTTCTAGGAAGCTACTTCAATTAAAATCTCTTAAGATCCTCTTGCTAAGGGCTTGGCAACAGGGAGGAGAGGGCATGTTGTAGTGGTTGAATTCTTACTTTTAGGGACACTGATGAATTTGTCTTTTGTTCTCTCATCTCTTTTGCTTCTTCCCATCTTCTTTCTCCTAGCCTCCTCTATTGGCCCAGGAAGTCCACCCAGCCCCGCCACGCACAGcccagaaggaaagaaagcctCATGCCTGAGCCGAGGGGAGCACCATGGATCTGACAAAAATGGGCATGATCCAGCTGCAGAACCCTAGCCACCCCACGGGGCTGCTGTGCAAGGCCAACCAGATGCGGCTGGCCGGGACTCTGTGCGATGTGGTCATCATGGTGGACAGCCAGGAGTTCCACGCCCACCGGACGGTGCTGGCCTGCACCAGCAAGATGTTTGAGATCCTTTTCCACCGCAATAGTCAACACTATACTCTGGACTTCCTCTCGCCAAAGACCTTCCAGCAGATTCTGGAGTATGCATATACAGCCACGCTGCAAGCCAAGGCAGAGGACCTGGATGACCTGCTGTATGCGGCCGAGATCCTGGAGATCGAGTACCTGGAGGAGCAGTGCCTGAAGATCCTGGAGACCATCCAGGCCTCAGACGACAATGACACGGAGGCCACCATGGCCGATGGCGGGGCCGAGGAAGAAGAGGACCGAAAGGCTCGGTACCTCAAGAACATCTTCATCTCGAAGCATTCCAGCGAGGAGAGTGGGTATGCCAGTGTGGCTGGACAGAGCCTCCCTGGGCCCATGGTGGACCAGAGCCCATCAGTCTCCACCTCATTTGGTCTTTCAGCCATGAGTCCCACCAAGGCTGCAGTGGACAGTTTGATGACCATAGGACAGTCTCTCCTGCAGGGAACTCTTCAGCCACCTGCAGGGCCCGAGGAGCCAACTCTGGCTGGGGGTGGGCGGCACCCCGGGGTGGCTGAGGTGAAGACGGAGATGATGCAGGTGGATGAGGTGCCCAGCCAGGACAGCCCTGGGGCAGCCGAGTCCAGCATCTCAGGAGGGATGGGGGACAAAGTTGAGGAAAGAGGCAAAGAGGGGCCCGGGACCCCGACTCGAAGCAGTGTCATCACCAGTGCTAGGGAGCTGCACTATGGGCGAGAGGAGAGTGCTGAGCAGCTGCCACCCCCAGCTGAGGCTGGCCAGGCCCCCACTGGCCGACCTGAGCACCCAGCACCCCCACCTGAGAAGCATCTGGGCATCTACTCTGTGTTGCCCAACCACAAGGCTGACGCTGTATTGAGCATGCCGTCTTCCGTGACCTCTGGCCTCCACGTGCAGCCTGCCCTGGCTGTCTCCATGGACTTCAGCACCTATGGGGGGCTGCTGCCCCAGGGCTTCATCCAGAGGGAGCTGTTCAGCAAGCTGGGGGAGCTGGCTGTGGGCATGAAGTCAGAGAGCCGGACCATCGGGGAGCAGTGCAGCGTGTGTGGGGTCGAGCTTCCTGATAACGAGGCTGTGGAGCAGCACAGGTAGGCCCCGCTCCAGCCCCGCTCCAGCCCCGCACCTGATGTAGGACTTGAGGCCCTCACACCCCTCCTTCACACCCTGGCTGCTCCCAAGTTAGAGGCCTGGCTCCCCTGTCCTGGCAATTTGTGAAAAACCCGGAACACTTCTAAAGTTCTggcaggggaggggagcagaTTTTTTAGAGTGTAGTAAGGGGGCCTAGGATCTTTCCAAAAAGCACCAGGGGACACTCATGGGCTCAGCTTCTTAATAGGCCCTTccctttgttttttgcttttgggcgcctgtttgttttttctgctaTTTGGTCTGTTCTCCTTTGCTTGGAGTGACTGACaaaatggagagaaggagaaaaggagtggGATGAGGGTCTCTTGTGTCCTGGATCTGACCAAGTTACTAGGTTTCAGGTCCTCGGGTTCCCATGCAGTGGTCCCTGTGAAGACAGGCTGTCCCTTTCTGCAGCTCAGGAGAATGGGAGGGGCTGGAGGCTACTTAAGCCACAAGAGCAGCTGCAGGTTCCAAGCCTTATTCCTGGTGAAAGTTAATctccttgctctgtctccctTCTCATTCTCTGATCCTGCACATGCGTTTAGGGGGAATTGATTTAAATGCGAGGGGAAAGGATGGGTATAAGAGTCTTGGTCTTGCAGCCTGTGAAGTCTCATTCTTATCCCATCTCTGCTCACACTGAATTAAATGCCGCTTCAGGCTAGCATTGGCTTCCCTCCGGCTTCCGTTTCCTTCTCTATGAAATAACCATTCATTGAGCTCTTATGACATGTTTGGTTCAGTACTAAGCACTTTCCATGAGTTGCATTTTCGTTACAACAGCCCTTTGAGATAGgtaatgtccttctttttttttttggatgcgAAGTTTCACTCTccttacccaggctggggtgcaatggtgtgatctcggctcaccgcaacctctgcctcccaggttaaagtgattctcctgcctcagcctcccgagtagctcggattacaggcatgcaccaccatacccggctaattttgtattattagtagagacggggtttcaccatgttggtcaggctggtctccaactcccgacttcaggtgatctgcctgcttcggcctcccaaagtgctggattacaggtatgagccaccgtgtccagctggTAATGTCCTTCTTTTACATGGAACAATACTAAGGCTCAGATGTCAAGTCTCTTTTCCAGGGTCACGTAGGTaggaagaggcagagctggatTCAAATTTAGGTCCTTACCCCCTGGTACTTTGCTGCCTCTTGGAGTCATTTAGACTTGAAGAGGATCGTGTCTATGGAACAGAGGGTTTTGAAGATTTCTTATTGGAAGTGGAGTAAATAACAGAGGGGATCAGTAGcgagtttggtttttttttccttgcttctgTCATAAACCATGTGCCCAACATTTTACCCTCTAGTTTCTGGGTCAGATGAATGGAGTCAAGAAATCCAGCTTTCTGTTGTCATTGACGACAGCATTTTGCTGCACACCCTGTGGTCTGCTGTTTTGCTGATCTTGGGTGGATTCTCCACTTCCTCCCCCTTCACCCCCATTCCCCTGTTGCTCGTTCAGGTACGGGGGATGTGAGTGagaggggttggggtggggataTCTGGAAGTTGATCTCATCACCCCTAGCCGGAATCTGCTCTGACCCTGCCTCCTCGACAGCTCAGAGGCTTACCTTGTGGAAAGTGCGGCAGAGCTAAACGTAGCCGACTTTTTCCAGTGGGTGCGAAAAATAACCGCCACTAAGGTGTGTCTTCTTGATGCTTGTACCACTCAGAAATAGACTGaggttgtgtttgtttttgctcaAACTTTCCTAAAGAGGAAACCTGCTCCCCAAAGTTGACCAGATAGATGTATCATCTTTCCGGATGTGAATTATTTCGGCTGTGTGCTATGAGAACTGGGTATGGTGGAAAGTAATTGTTTTTCTGGCTCTCATCAGGTCCTGGTTCCTGGTTGTTTTTCTGTACCCGAGAGGGCCACAAAATATACCACTCTCTTGAGAGTTCCAAGTTCCCCTTCAGCAAGACCCTCATTCctctggggagagagggagagttgGCCGTGTTATATTCGAAAGAGCCTGGGTATTGGAATTGGCCATATTTAGTGGTGAGAGCCTGTGATacttatttaacctttctgggcCTTGTTTCactcactactttttttttttttttgagacggagtcttgctctgtcactgggctggagtgcaatggcgtgatctcagctcactgcagtctccacctcccgggttcaagcgattctcctgcctcagcctcccgagtagctgggactacaggcgcctgtcactatgcccagctaattttttttttatttttagtagagacagagtttctccatgttggccagaatggtctcgatctcttgacctcacgatccacccacctcagcctcccacagtgctgggattacaggtgtgagccaccgcgcccggccttcactcACTTCTTAAAATGGAGATTCTCAACAGGGTTGGTGCTGAATTAATGAAGTAAGATCCAGAAATCACTAGAGCTGTGATGGGCACATAGTCACTGCAGCGGTGAAGAACTGAATGTCTGTCCCGTGTGTTGTTTAGGCCTCATCTCTGCATGGTTCTCATTGGCTCTGAGTTCTAGTGTGTAGTGTCCACAGTGCTACCCTCCATGGGGGTTGCGTTGACTGTGAGGTGGTGCAGAGAATGACTCTGTCCTTGTGAGCATATGACAGCAAGACACTGGCCCTGGAATCCTCGGTGTCACATGTGGGCTGCTGACAGGAAGAATgtgcttttgttgttattgttgttgttgttgttgttgttgaggcagagtcttactctgtcgcccaggctggagtgcagtggcatgatctcggctcactgcaacctctacttcccgggttcaagtgattctcctgcctcagcctcctgagcaggtgggactacagacgtgcaccaccatgcccgactaatttttgtatttttagtagagatggggtttcaccatgttggtcaggctggcctggaactcctggccttaagtgatccacctgcctcggcctcccatagtgctggggttacaggtgtgtgccaccctgcTGGGCCGAGAATGTGCTTTTGACTGAGGGTGGAAAGTCAGCGGGTGCCGCCCAAGAAGCTAGAGCCAGGGGCAGTGCCTTTGGTGGGAAGCTTGGGGGTCTAAAGAAATCAGAAAGGGGAGAAAATAATCCTGTGTGTGCTGGGCCCTCAGTCAGATCAGCAGCCCCTTGGGTCCCAGCTAGATGTACTTTGTAGAAGGCTTTTTTTCTCCCCCTCACCCTCAAAACTCCAGGATTAATGTGCTATTCCCTTTTTTCTACTGTTCTCTGTCTCCCCCCAACCCATCAGCAGTCTGAGAAATGCTATGgtggaaaaaaaacaacagcccTATAACCAGTACAAACAAAAAGCCAAgaccaaaaaaaatcagaaggggAGATTTTGATGCCAGGAAGCTGTGGCATTCACTGGAAATGTATCAGTGATAAAATAACAGGCTAcagggtttattttattttatttttaagtcaataGGCCTGAGTGTTGGTAAAGACTAGATACCCAGCAATCCTTCTTGCATTTCttcttggggtggggggcagaagggaatggagaggaaatgagggcagattgcttgtaagtgaggcaggaaggcagggagTTTATTATGGAATGTCATCGGTAAGTTTCCCCATGATTTGATCCCAAGCTGGTGTGGAGTGAAGGGTAACCTGTTGGCTCAACAGATAGTGAGAATCAAACTTAGT is a window encoding:
- the ZBTB16 gene encoding zinc finger and BTB domain-containing protein 16, which produces MDLTKMGMIQLQNPSHPTGLLCKANQMRLAGTLCDVVIMVDSQEFHAHRTVLACTSKMFEILFHRNSQHYTLDFLSPKTFQQILEYAYTATLQAKAEDLDDLLYAAEILEIEYLEEQCLKILETIQASDDNDTEATMADGGAEEEEDRKARYLKNIFISKHSSEESGYASVAGQSLPGPMVDQSPSVSTSFGLSAMSPTKAAVDSLMTIGQSLLQGTLQPPAGPEEPTLAGGGRHPGVAEVKTEMMQVDEVPSQDSPGAAESSISGGMGDKVEERGKEGPGTPTRSSVITSARELHYGREESAEQLPPPAEAGQAPTGRPEHPAPPPEKHLGIYSVLPNHKADAVLSMPSSVTSGLHVQPALAVSMDFSTYGGLLPQGFIQRELFSKLGELAVGMKSESRTIGEQCSVCGVELPDNEAVEQHRKLHSGMKTYGCELCGKRFLDSLRLRMHLLAHSAGAKAFVCDQCGAQFSKEDALETHRQTHTGTDMAVFCLLCGKRFQAQSALQQHMEVHAGVRSYICSECNRTFPSHTALKRHLRSHTGDHPYECEFCGSCFRDESTLKSHKRIHTGEKPYECNGCGKKFSLKHQLETHYRVHTGEKPFECKLCHQRSRDYSAMIKHLRTHNGASPYQCTICTEYCPSLSSMQKHMKGHKPEEIPPDWRIEKTYLYLCYV